One Methylophilus sp. TWE2 DNA segment encodes these proteins:
- a CDS encoding 5-(carboxyamino)imidazole ribonucleotide synthase, with protein sequence MTTTVIQPPAMLGMLGGGQLGRFFVIAAHEMGYKVTVLDPDKNSPAGMIADVHLCAAYDDASALKTMAETCQAISTEFENVPAETLATLAKSTVVHPSADAVAIAQHRVKEKTFFKEAGLPVGPFVPVTAESDLPADGDMYPAVLKVARFGYDGKGQARVANREQAVAAFQGFKQEVCVLEKMLPLDLEVSVVLARDVHGNIAAFPTAENSHLNGILDISIAPARCSEVIKANAQELAKKLATKLNYVGVLGVEFFVVGNQLLVNEIAPRPHNSGHYTIDACVTNQFEQQVRVITGQALGSPRLHSHAVMVNILGDSWLYSGKQVEPAWDKAFAHGDLKMHLYGKHEPRKGRKMGHFTVIGEDMQAVLNAAKVARSELHIGE encoded by the coding sequence ATGACAACCACTGTGATTCAACCTCCTGCCATGTTGGGCATGTTGGGCGGCGGCCAGCTGGGTCGCTTTTTTGTGATTGCAGCTCATGAGATGGGCTATAAGGTGACCGTGCTGGATCCTGACAAAAATAGTCCGGCGGGCATGATTGCCGATGTACATTTGTGTGCTGCCTACGATGACGCCTCTGCTTTAAAAACAATGGCAGAAACCTGTCAGGCGATTTCTACCGAATTTGAAAATGTGCCCGCAGAAACGCTGGCAACCTTGGCAAAATCCACGGTCGTTCATCCGAGTGCCGATGCCGTCGCCATTGCGCAGCACAGAGTCAAAGAAAAAACCTTCTTCAAGGAAGCCGGTTTGCCGGTTGGACCATTTGTGCCGGTCACTGCTGAGAGTGACTTGCCAGCGGATGGCGACATGTATCCGGCCGTGCTTAAAGTGGCACGATTCGGTTATGACGGCAAAGGCCAGGCGCGCGTTGCCAACCGTGAGCAGGCGGTGGCTGCATTCCAGGGATTCAAGCAGGAAGTCTGCGTGCTGGAAAAGATGCTGCCCTTAGACTTGGAAGTCTCAGTCGTGTTGGCGCGGGATGTGCATGGCAATATCGCCGCGTTTCCCACGGCAGAGAACAGCCATTTGAATGGTATTCTCGATATCAGCATCGCCCCTGCACGCTGTTCTGAAGTAATCAAGGCCAATGCGCAGGAGCTGGCTAAAAAGCTGGCAACCAAGCTGAATTATGTGGGTGTGCTGGGGGTGGAGTTCTTTGTGGTGGGTAACCAGTTGCTGGTCAACGAAATCGCGCCGCGCCCGCATAACTCAGGCCATTACACCATTGATGCCTGTGTGACCAACCAGTTTGAACAACAGGTGCGTGTGATTACCGGTCAGGCGTTAGGTAGCCCGCGTTTGCATAGTCATGCGGTGATGGTGAATATCCTGGGTGATAGCTGGTTGTATAGTGGCAAGCAAGTTGAGCCAGCGTGGGATAAGGCTTTTGCACATGGTGATCTGAAAATGCACTTATATGGCAAACATGAGCCACGCAAAGGCCGCAAGATGGGTCACTTCACCGTGATTGGTGAAGATATGCAGGCGGTATTGAATGCCGCCAAGGTTGCACGTAGTGAGTTACATATTGGCGAATAA
- a CDS encoding PH domain-containing protein, with amino-acid sequence MSFIEKNLLTNEVIIYRANMHWIIFLNTILYLLLSLITCAFSFKQTEGSQLLLAISLLALLFALISGINSFIRYKTSEFAITNKRVLIKIGFIQRHSLEVLLTKVEGIGVNQSIMGRILGYGTIIVTGTGGTKETFDQIASPLEFRSQVQANL; translated from the coding sequence TTGAGTTTTATCGAAAAAAACCTGCTGACCAATGAAGTGATTATTTACCGTGCAAACATGCACTGGATCATTTTTCTGAATACCATTCTTTACTTGCTCCTTAGCCTGATCACCTGCGCTTTCAGTTTTAAACAAACAGAAGGCAGCCAGTTATTATTGGCCATCAGCCTGCTGGCGTTATTGTTTGCGCTGATTTCCGGGATCAATAGCTTCATCCGCTACAAAACTTCAGAGTTTGCCATTACCAACAAACGGGTACTCATTAAGATTGGCTTTATTCAACGCCACTCTCTTGAAGTACTGCTAACAAAAGTAGAAGGGATTGGTGTGAATCAAAGCATTATGGGAAGAATATTAGGGTATGGCACCATCATTGTCACAGGTACTGGCGGCACCAAAGAAACGTTTGACCAGATAGCCTCGCCACTGGAATTTAGAAGCCAGGTACAAGCTAATCTCTAG
- the rpsT gene encoding 30S ribosomal protein S20, which yields MANTAQARKRARQSVKVNAHNAALRSTLRTAIKKVIKAIQTGDKAAAVASYQENVSVIDRIADKKIIHKNKAARHKSRLTAAIKALSGDAPVTLASVKKAAAPKAAPKKAAAKAEAAPAKKAAAKPRAKKAAE from the coding sequence ATGGCAAATACCGCACAAGCACGCAAACGCGCGCGCCAATCCGTCAAAGTAAATGCGCACAATGCTGCGTTGCGTTCTACTTTGCGTACTGCGATTAAAAAAGTAATCAAAGCAATTCAAACTGGTGACAAGGCTGCTGCTGTGGCTTCTTACCAGGAAAACGTGAGCGTGATTGACCGCATCGCTGACAAAAAAATCATTCACAAAAACAAAGCTGCACGTCATAAGAGCCGTTTGACTGCTGCTATTAAAGCATTGTCCGGTGACGCACCTGTGACTTTGGCTTCTGTGAAAAAAGCAGCTGCCCCTAAAGCAGCTCCGAAAAAAGCTGCTGCCAAAGCCGAAGCTGCTCCAGCCAAAAAAGCTGCTGCCAAGCCTCGCGCGAAAAAAGCTGCTGAATAA
- the murJ gene encoding murein biosynthesis integral membrane protein MurJ: MNLLKALATVGGMTFISRLLGFVRDTLIARIFGAGMATDAFFVAFKIPNLLRRISGEGAFSQAFVPILSEYRKQRTPEATKALINHVSSLLGLFLVAITIVGMLAAPLIVRLTSPGFVHDPAKFALTTELLRITFPYILFISLVSMAGGVLNAFSKFQVPAFTPVWLNLSFITAALFIAPYFNNSVYVLAWAVFVGGIIQLLYQLPYLQEIGMLPRYELNLQDEGVRRILKLMGPAIFGVSVAQISIVLNNIFASFMPTGSVSWLYYADRLMEFPTGVLGVALGTILLPSLSKAHVDKSSAEFSQLLDWGLRLTFMLAIPAAVAMAVLSKPLVASLFYYGKFTAVDVAQTERALIAYSLSLLGLIMVKVLAPGFYARQNVKTPVKIAIFTLIVTQLMNICFLMFTSLQHAGLALAVGLGACINAILLWVTLQRTGAFQPQAGWVVFLIKLLIAVTVMALVLYAAATWSGDWLAMPTLNRMLHLAGIVLLGMTVYFASLALLGFRPRDFMKRVAK, encoded by the coding sequence ATGAATTTGCTCAAAGCACTGGCTACCGTAGGTGGCATGACGTTTATCTCGCGCTTGCTGGGATTTGTCCGTGACACACTGATTGCGCGTATTTTTGGCGCGGGCATGGCGACCGATGCTTTTTTTGTCGCGTTTAAAATCCCAAACCTGTTGCGCCGTATTTCCGGTGAGGGCGCTTTCAGCCAAGCCTTTGTGCCTATTCTTTCCGAGTACCGTAAACAGCGCACGCCAGAGGCTACCAAGGCGTTGATCAACCATGTCTCCAGTTTGCTAGGTTTATTTCTGGTGGCGATTACCATTGTTGGCATGCTGGCAGCGCCACTTATCGTACGTTTGACTTCACCAGGTTTTGTGCATGACCCGGCCAAATTTGCGCTGACGACCGAGCTACTGCGTATTACCTTTCCTTATATTCTGTTTATTTCACTGGTTTCCATGGCCGGTGGTGTGCTCAATGCGTTCAGCAAGTTTCAGGTGCCGGCGTTTACGCCCGTCTGGCTTAATCTGAGTTTTATCACGGCTGCCTTGTTTATCGCGCCATATTTTAATAACTCCGTGTACGTGTTGGCTTGGGCGGTGTTTGTCGGTGGCATTATTCAGTTGCTGTATCAGTTGCCATATCTGCAAGAAATCGGCATGTTGCCGCGTTATGAACTCAATTTGCAGGATGAAGGCGTGCGCCGAATTCTCAAATTGATGGGGCCCGCCATTTTCGGTGTGTCGGTGGCACAAATTTCCATCGTGTTGAATAATATTTTTGCCTCATTTATGCCGACGGGAAGTGTGTCCTGGTTGTATTACGCTGACCGCCTGATGGAGTTCCCGACCGGCGTGCTGGGGGTAGCCCTGGGCACCATCCTGTTGCCCAGTTTATCCAAGGCGCATGTAGACAAATCCAGTGCCGAGTTTTCCCAACTGCTGGATTGGGGCTTGCGCCTGACCTTTATGCTGGCGATTCCTGCAGCTGTGGCCATGGCCGTACTCTCCAAACCTTTGGTCGCAAGCCTGTTTTATTACGGTAAGTTCACTGCTGTGGATGTGGCACAAACCGAGCGCGCGCTGATTGCCTACAGCCTGAGCTTGCTGGGTTTGATTATGGTAAAGGTGCTGGCACCAGGCTTTTATGCCCGCCAGAATGTGAAAACACCGGTCAAAATTGCGATTTTCACTTTGATAGTGACGCAGTTGATGAACATCTGTTTTCTGATGTTCACATCATTACAGCATGCCGGATTAGCGCTCGCCGTTGGTTTAGGCGCTTGCATCAACGCGATATTGTTATGGGTCACCTTGCAGAGAACTGGCGCTTTCCAGCCGCAAGCAGGATGGGTAGTATTCCTCATAAAGCTATTGATTGCAGTGACGGTGATGGCGCTGGTGTTATATGCAGCTGCTACCTGGTCGGGTGACTGGCTGGCAATGCCAACTTTGAACCGCATGCTGCATCTGGCAGGTATTGTTTTGCTGGGGATGACCGTGTATTTTGCCTCGTTGGCACTGTTAGGTTTCAGGCCTAGGGACTTTATGAAACGGGTGGCTAAATAA
- a CDS encoding bifunctional riboflavin kinase/FAD synthetase — MQIFRHFPDTSTPQAIAIGNFDGMHLGHQALLRQLIAFTQTYKITPAVMTFEPHPREFFMPQNAPARLASMREKLEYFAECGVHHVYVQRFNQAFAAQSPATFMQVLRDRLNANVVMVGEDFCFGAKRAGSVQTLIENGFNVIPLPEVQLHGERVSSTLVRNALAAGDLVKAQTLLGRPYSISGKVVHGAKLGRQLGFPTANVHMRHERPALTGVYAVKLNNLPAVANLGNRPTLEGIPKLKLEVHVFDFNGDLYDQHVHVQFFHKLRDEQKFAGLDALKAQIALDALQAKQYFSHG; from the coding sequence ATGCAGATATTTCGGCATTTCCCAGACACATCAACACCGCAAGCAATTGCCATCGGCAATTTTGATGGCATGCATCTTGGTCACCAGGCCTTGTTACGTCAACTGATTGCCTTTACGCAAACTTATAAAATTACCCCCGCAGTGATGACGTTTGAGCCGCATCCACGCGAATTTTTTATGCCGCAGAATGCCCCGGCGCGATTGGCTTCCATGCGTGAAAAGCTGGAATATTTTGCCGAGTGTGGCGTGCATCATGTCTACGTGCAGCGCTTTAACCAGGCGTTTGCGGCACAAAGCCCGGCCACGTTTATGCAAGTGCTGCGGGATCGGCTCAATGCCAATGTAGTCATGGTGGGTGAGGATTTTTGCTTTGGCGCCAAGCGGGCGGGGTCGGTGCAAACCCTGATTGAGAACGGTTTTAATGTCATCCCCTTACCCGAAGTGCAGCTGCATGGCGAGCGTGTTTCAAGCACGCTGGTACGTAATGCGCTGGCTGCGGGCGACTTGGTCAAAGCCCAAACCTTACTCGGGCGCCCTTATAGCATTAGCGGTAAAGTGGTACATGGTGCCAAACTTGGCCGCCAGCTTGGCTTTCCCACCGCTAATGTTCATATGCGCCACGAGCGGCCTGCACTGACAGGGGTTTATGCGGTAAAATTGAACAATTTACCGGCGGTTGCCAATTTGGGTAACCGGCCGACGCTCGAAGGCATCCCCAAACTTAAGCTTGAAGTACATGTGTTTGATTTTAATGGTGATCTTTATGATCAGCATGTACATGTGCAGTTTTTTCATAAATTGCGAGACGAACAAAAGTTTGCCGGATTGGACGCATTGAAAGCGCAAATTGCGCTGGATGCCTTGCAGGCGAAACAATATTTTAGCCACGGATAA
- the ileS gene encoding isoleucine--tRNA ligase: MTDQTKDSKYKLNLPETSFPMRGDLSKREPAWLKSWQERKVYERIRAKRKGAPSFILHDGPPYANGDIHIGHAVNKILKDIIIKAKTMSGFDAPYVPGWDCHGLPIELVVEKNHGKNIDPAKFRELCRAYAAEQVEKQKKDFIRLGVLGDWDNPYLTMAFNTEADIMRALGEIYQNGYLYQGSKPVHWCVDCGSALAEAEVEYEDVNSPAIDVGFKVVDNALLAKAFGLDKVEGDVYAVIWTTTPWTLPANQAVSVNAELDYALIRTERGSLILANDILMQSAYIRGENTGSPLELMRRYGVEAGPADIFGLVKGAALKNILLQHPFDNRQVPVITGDHVTTDAGTGLVHTAAAHGNDDWLVMRANFPNEKPRVLIGGDGKFFTSELVEFAEIRGLSRQDANKVILAKLQENGVLFASARLNHSFPHCWRHKTPLMQLATHQWFIGMNSVGKDGKALREHANTAVDATQFFPSWGRARLEAMIKNRPDWCVSRQRNWGVPMPFFVHKETGEPHPETMRLLEAVCKQVEQQGIEAWFSLDGDAFLAQHASENAAQYKKVTDTLDVWFDSGATHYAVVRSAHHPSLSAAANVREAAHQPVADLYLEGSDQHRGWFQSSLLTGCAIDGNAPYKALLTHGFVVDGAGHKMSKSKGNVVAPQKVMDTYGADILRLWVASTDYSGELTISDEILKRVADGYRRIRNTLRFLLSNLADFDASKDLLPVDQWLEIDRYALHLTQQLQTGILADYEKYEFHLAVQKFVSFCSEDLGGFYLDILKDRLYTSGETSHARRAAQSALHHITHAMMRLMAPILSFTADEIWQTLGLDKVATVFEEDWYGLPAHDLSDTQLQHWQTIIALRAQAAKEIEVLRGEGKVGSSLQAELEFHVAPETFEALSSLQDDLRFVMITSSATTYKVADASAQKILVKPSTHQKCDRCWHYRADVGIDAAHPTICGRCVSNLFGKGEVRKYA, translated from the coding sequence ATGACTGACCAAACAAAAGATTCAAAATACAAACTGAATTTACCTGAAACCAGCTTCCCCATGCGTGGTGACCTTTCCAAGCGTGAACCCGCCTGGTTGAAAAGCTGGCAAGAACGCAAGGTATACGAGCGTATCCGCGCCAAGCGCAAAGGCGCTCCCTCATTTATTCTGCACGATGGCCCACCCTATGCCAACGGTGATATTCACATCGGTCACGCCGTCAATAAAATCCTGAAAGACATCATCATCAAGGCCAAAACCATGAGCGGTTTTGACGCGCCTTATGTGCCAGGCTGGGATTGCCACGGTCTGCCGATTGAGCTGGTGGTGGAAAAGAATCACGGTAAGAATATAGACCCGGCCAAGTTCCGCGAACTGTGCCGTGCCTACGCCGCCGAGCAGGTGGAAAAACAGAAAAAAGACTTTATCCGTCTGGGGGTGTTGGGTGATTGGGACAATCCTTACCTGACGATGGCATTTAACACCGAGGCCGATATCATGCGCGCTCTGGGTGAGATCTACCAGAATGGCTATCTGTACCAGGGTTCCAAGCCCGTACACTGGTGCGTGGACTGTGGCTCTGCGTTAGCTGAGGCTGAGGTGGAATATGAGGATGTCAATTCACCTGCTATTGATGTCGGGTTCAAGGTAGTAGATAACGCTCTTTTAGCCAAAGCATTTGGTTTAGATAAAGTAGAAGGTGATGTCTATGCCGTAATTTGGACAACAACCCCTTGGACTCTGCCTGCAAACCAAGCTGTGAGCGTGAACGCAGAGCTTGATTACGCTCTTATAAGAACGGAGCGTGGAAGTTTGATTTTGGCCAACGACATATTGATGCAGTCCGCATATATTCGTGGAGAGAATACCGGAAGCCCACTTGAATTAATGCGCAGATATGGAGTAGAAGCTGGTCCTGCTGATATTTTTGGTTTGGTTAAAGGCGCAGCATTAAAAAATATTCTGCTTCAACATCCATTCGATAACCGCCAGGTGCCTGTGATCACTGGTGACCATGTCACGACTGATGCCGGTACTGGTCTGGTGCATACGGCCGCAGCGCACGGTAACGATGACTGGCTGGTGATGCGCGCTAATTTCCCGAATGAGAAACCACGCGTACTGATTGGTGGCGATGGCAAATTTTTCACCAGTGAACTGGTTGAGTTTGCCGAGATTCGTGGCCTGAGCCGTCAGGATGCCAATAAAGTGATCCTGGCTAAGTTGCAGGAAAACGGCGTGCTGTTTGCCTCTGCACGTTTAAACCATAGCTTCCCGCATTGCTGGCGCCACAAAACGCCGCTCATGCAATTGGCGACGCATCAGTGGTTTATCGGCATGAATTCCGTCGGTAAAGATGGCAAAGCATTACGCGAACATGCTAATACCGCGGTAGATGCCACACAGTTCTTCCCGAGCTGGGGCCGTGCACGCCTGGAAGCCATGATCAAAAACCGCCCGGACTGGTGTGTGTCACGCCAGCGTAACTGGGGCGTACCTATGCCATTCTTTGTGCATAAGGAAACTGGCGAGCCGCACCCTGAGACGATGCGCTTGCTGGAAGCCGTATGTAAACAGGTAGAGCAACAGGGCATAGAGGCCTGGTTTAGTCTGGATGGCGATGCTTTCCTCGCGCAACATGCGTCTGAAAATGCAGCACAGTATAAAAAAGTGACGGATACGCTGGACGTGTGGTTTGACTCCGGAGCCACGCATTATGCGGTGGTGCGTTCTGCCCATCATCCAAGTTTGTCCGCAGCGGCCAACGTGCGCGAAGCGGCGCATCAACCTGTAGCTGACTTGTACCTCGAAGGCTCAGACCAGCACCGTGGCTGGTTCCAGTCCAGCTTGCTGACCGGTTGTGCTATCGATGGCAACGCGCCTTACAAGGCGCTGCTCACCCATGGTTTTGTGGTGGACGGTGCTGGCCATAAAATGAGTAAATCCAAAGGCAACGTGGTGGCGCCGCAAAAGGTGATGGATACTTACGGCGCCGATATTCTGCGTTTGTGGGTGGCTTCGACGGATTACTCCGGCGAGTTGACGATCAGTGACGAAATCTTGAAACGTGTGGCTGACGGCTACCGCCGTATCCGTAATACACTGCGTTTCCTGTTATCTAATCTGGCTGATTTTGATGCCAGCAAAGATCTGCTACCAGTTGATCAGTGGCTGGAAATTGACCGTTATGCGCTACACCTGACGCAGCAATTGCAAACCGGCATTCTGGCAGATTACGAAAAATACGAGTTCCACTTGGCGGTGCAGAAGTTTGTGAGTTTTTGCTCTGAAGACTTGGGTGGTTTCTACCTCGATATTCTCAAAGACCGCCTGTATACCAGCGGTGAGACGTCTCATGCACGCCGTGCGGCACAGAGCGCATTGCATCACATCACACATGCCATGATGCGTTTGATGGCGCCGATTTTAAGCTTCACTGCCGATGAAATCTGGCAGACCTTAGGTCTTGATAAGGTCGCGACCGTGTTTGAAGAAGACTGGTATGGACTGCCTGCGCACGACTTGAGCGACACGCAATTACAACACTGGCAAACCATTATTGCCTTGCGAGCACAAGCGGCCAAAGAAATCGAAGTGTTGCGTGGTGAAGGCAAAGTAGGCTCTTCTCTACAAGCAGAATTGGAGTTTCATGTTGCACCAGAAACTTTTGAAGCGTTAAGCAGCCTGCAGGATGATCTGCGCTTTGTGATGATCACTTCCAGCGCGACAACGTACAAAGTGGCAGATGCCTCTGCGCAGAAAATTCTCGTAAAACCGAGTACACATCAAAAATGCGACCGTTGCTGGCATTACCGTGCCGATGTAGGCATTGATGCCGCGCATCCGACCATTTGTGGCCGTTGCGTCAGCAATCTGTTTGGCAAAGGTGAAGTGCGCAAATATGCGTAA
- the lspA gene encoding signal peptidase II, whose product MRNVRSALPWLVLSAIVIVLDLYTKHLIQQSFVYGEHVPVTGFFDLVRYHNTGAAFSFLADAGGWQHGFFTAVSTLASVVMVYLLVKHPQKKLFCFGIALVLGGALGNLYDRLTLGYVVDFLLFYYQQWAWPAFNVADSAICVGVGLLMLDSFKQPDTSSS is encoded by the coding sequence ATGCGTAATGTCCGTTCGGCTTTGCCCTGGCTGGTGTTGAGCGCGATCGTGATCGTGCTCGATCTGTACACTAAACATCTGATCCAGCAATCGTTTGTCTATGGCGAACATGTGCCCGTGACAGGTTTTTTTGACCTGGTGCGTTATCACAACACCGGCGCGGCTTTTAGTTTTCTGGCGGACGCTGGTGGCTGGCAACATGGCTTTTTCACAGCAGTGTCTACGCTTGCGTCTGTGGTCATGGTCTATCTGCTGGTCAAGCACCCGCAAAAAAAACTGTTCTGTTTTGGAATCGCCCTGGTATTAGGGGGCGCATTGGGTAATTTATATGACCGGTTGACGCTGGGCTACGTGGTGGATTTTTTGCTATTTTATTATCAGCAATGGGCCTGGCCTGCGTTTAATGTCGCAGACAGTGCTATTTGTGTTGGCGTCGGTTTGCTGATGCTGGATAGTTTTAAGCAACCTGATACATCCTCTTCCTGA
- a CDS encoding DUF1905 domain-containing protein, translating to MDGLSYSFNDVIKLWVGSKSTWHYVSLPLAMSDEIHTLSQYHQTKRRGWGAVKVDVAVQGQQWQTSIFPAFEDGRYALFLKADIRKQLGIAAGSEIAVTLTLLW from the coding sequence ATGGATGGACTGAGTTACAGCTTTAATGATGTCATCAAATTGTGGGTCGGGAGTAAAAGTACCTGGCACTACGTCAGTTTGCCGCTGGCGATGTCTGACGAAATTCATACCCTTAGCCAATACCACCAAACCAAACGCCGCGGATGGGGCGCGGTGAAGGTGGATGTTGCGGTGCAAGGCCAGCAATGGCAAACATCGATATTCCCGGCCTTTGAAGATGGCCGCTATGCCTTGTTTCTCAAGGCTGACATACGCAAGCAGTTAGGGATTGCTGCTGGTAGCGAGATCGCTGTTACATTAACGCTTCTTTGGTAG
- a CDS encoding bifunctional diguanylate cyclase/phosphodiesterase has protein sequence MTLSRQVIVVALSVSCICLLATFNATPETVLWLDNIHWFATITACLALATLGYFRANPAHRPCKRWFVIGTFAYFTGGLLWIFEVLTDQTTFPAQSDIFYPLMGPCLIVGFVVALLSQLSRAKTLAFTIDALSFSVAVIGYILISYLPKATEVSALELTVLTAYPASMLSAALVSLLLIPYLRPTGLRPWLMLSAGLSLLGICWMQWNLNALNHTPQNSLWINYGFSAADILIGAGLYGWQVRIAKNVSYHRQCRRLRSWIPVLAFVFSISSLTLIWWQSGPHPYAYHIAIGSVTAILIFATIRQSILLRESERLLHAEKRLAEKELEYQQLSRHDPLTHLPNRLAMLNLLEHAIIGAASESGMVALLMIDLKHFQSINDSFGHRTGDLFLIETAHRLQYIAHDCGELGRVHGDKFALIITRRKSDAELVQLAHNLCKIVHKPVMIENHELMLDACIGISLYPRDGNNSEQLARNANTALSHAKRSSQHLFLFYSKEQTKQAQNRFKLDVQLRKAIRRQEFFLQFQPIFCLDKQTPRMVKIEALIRWRNYKGDIIPPAEFIPYAEQSGLILPLGEWVIAEAFRRLSDLGKSGSQSLGLSINISPRQFRDHGLPLRIAQQLKQHAIPPACITLEITESAVFEHEEQALEMLKQLKAIGVRISLDDFGVGNSSLFKLKHLPIDELKIDRAFMVDVPESSADSEIVSTIVKTAGILGISVVVEGVETQAQLDFLRQTGCDYIQGFLLGKPMHIEDIHALLPGAMTTDCPPTKEALM, from the coding sequence ATGACACTTTCTCGTCAAGTCATTGTTGTTGCATTATCTGTTTCATGCATTTGCCTACTGGCAACCTTTAATGCAACACCCGAAACTGTGCTGTGGCTGGATAATATCCACTGGTTTGCAACGATTACTGCCTGCCTGGCGCTGGCCACTTTGGGCTATTTCCGTGCCAATCCGGCCCATCGCCCCTGTAAACGCTGGTTTGTCATTGGCACATTCGCCTATTTCACGGGCGGTCTGTTATGGATATTTGAAGTACTCACCGATCAAACCACCTTCCCCGCCCAGTCTGATATCTTTTACCCACTGATGGGGCCCTGTCTCATCGTCGGCTTCGTTGTTGCTTTACTTAGCCAGCTCTCCCGCGCTAAAACACTGGCTTTCACAATTGATGCGCTCTCTTTTAGTGTGGCCGTCATCGGGTATATATTGATTTCTTATTTGCCCAAGGCCACGGAAGTCAGTGCACTGGAGTTGACAGTCCTCACCGCGTATCCTGCCAGCATGCTCAGTGCGGCCCTGGTGTCACTTTTGCTGATCCCGTATTTAAGGCCCACCGGCTTGCGGCCCTGGTTGATGCTGAGTGCAGGGCTTTCGCTGCTGGGAATATGCTGGATGCAATGGAACCTGAATGCACTCAACCACACGCCACAGAACAGTTTGTGGATTAATTACGGCTTTTCTGCCGCTGACATACTGATAGGCGCAGGCCTGTATGGCTGGCAGGTGCGTATCGCCAAAAACGTCAGTTATCACCGCCAGTGCCGCAGGCTCCGCAGCTGGATCCCGGTGCTTGCTTTTGTCTTTAGCATCAGTTCATTAACGCTCATCTGGTGGCAAAGTGGCCCGCATCCTTATGCCTATCACATTGCCATCGGGTCGGTAACAGCCATCCTGATTTTTGCAACCATCAGGCAAAGTATCCTGCTGCGCGAGAGTGAGCGGTTATTGCATGCCGAGAAACGCCTGGCCGAAAAGGAGCTGGAGTACCAGCAGCTGTCGCGGCATGACCCTCTCACCCACCTGCCTAACCGGCTTGCCATGCTGAATTTGCTAGAACATGCCATTATTGGCGCGGCCAGTGAGAGCGGCATGGTGGCTTTGCTGATGATAGACCTGAAGCATTTCCAGAGCATTAACGACAGTTTTGGCCATAGGACTGGCGATCTTTTCTTGATTGAGACTGCCCATCGCCTGCAATACATCGCGCATGACTGCGGTGAACTGGGACGCGTACACGGCGATAAATTTGCCCTTATTATCACCCGACGCAAAAGCGATGCGGAATTAGTCCAACTGGCGCATAACTTATGCAAAATCGTGCATAAACCTGTGATGATCGAAAATCACGAGCTCATGCTGGATGCCTGTATCGGTATCAGTCTGTATCCACGCGATGGCAACAACAGTGAACAGCTCGCACGCAATGCCAATACTGCGCTCTCACATGCCAAACGCTCCAGCCAGCATCTGTTTCTTTTTTACAGCAAAGAGCAAACCAAGCAGGCGCAAAACCGCTTCAAGCTAGATGTGCAATTGCGCAAAGCCATTCGCAGACAAGAGTTTTTCCTGCAATTCCAGCCTATTTTCTGCCTGGATAAGCAAACACCTCGCATGGTTAAAATTGAAGCGCTTATTCGCTGGCGAAACTACAAGGGAGACATCATCCCTCCTGCCGAATTCATTCCTTATGCAGAGCAATCGGGCTTGATTCTGCCACTGGGAGAATGGGTGATTGCAGAAGCTTTCCGCCGCTTGTCGGACCTCGGCAAAAGCGGGAGCCAATCGCTAGGACTGTCCATTAACATTTCCCCCAGACAATTCCGCGACCATGGCCTGCCATTAAGGATTGCCCAGCAATTAAAACAACATGCCATTCCACCCGCCTGCATTACCCTCGAAATCACCGAAAGCGCAGTGTTTGAACATGAGGAGCAGGCATTGGAAATGCTTAAACAGCTGAAAGCCATTGGGGTACGGATATCCCTGGATGACTTTGGCGTGGGCAACTCGTCACTGTTTAAACTCAAACACTTGCCGATTGATGAGCTTAAAATAGACCGCGCATTTATGGTGGATGTCCCGGAAAGCAGTGCTGACAGTGAAATTGTGAGCACCATCGTCAAAACCGCCGGGATCCTGGGCATTTCAGTGGTGGTTGAGGGCGTAGAAACCCAAGCGCAACTCGACTTCTTACGCCAAACCGGATGTGACTACATTCAAGGCTTCCTGCTCGGCAAGCCTATGCACATTGAAGACATCCACGCCTTGTTGCCTGGCGCCATGACGACTGATTGCCCACCTACCAAAGAAGCGTTAATGTAA